The genomic region CAGGCCCACGGTGGTCAGCGCGGCGCCCACCACGCAGAAGAAGTAGAACTCCAGGAAGCGCTTCGCCTTCCAGTCCATCTCCAGGTACGCCCCGATGAACCACAGCGAGAGCATGTTGAACAGGATGTGCCAGATGTTCTGGTGCAGGAAGGAGTAGGAGACGAGCTGATAGAGGTAGCCGTGAACCACGGCCAGGGGCACCAGGCCGAAGACGGCCATGGTCCAGCCGTAGGCATAAGGCGCCACGCTCTCCAGCAACGCCGTGACCAGGAAGACGGCGACGTTGACGATGACCAGCCACTTCACCGCCTTGGTGAAGGGCGGGAAGGAGAAGGAGAGGCCGCTGCCTCCACCGCCAAAGCCGGAGGAGCCGCGGCGCATGTATTTGCGGTCGTAGATGGTCACGGGCGCAGCCTACCGCTCGGGCAAGGGCACCACCGGCAGGCTCCTGTGCCCACTATTATCCACCGCGCGCACCGCGAAAATCACATTGTCCTTGGATTGCTTCAGGGTGTAGCGGGTGACGTTGCCCACGGGCACCACGTTCTCCCAGTAGGGGGCGGTGGTCGCGCGCCACACGACCTCGTAGCCGGCGGCCAGCCCGCCGGGCGAGGGCTCCCAGGTCAGGGTGGAATCGTTCTCCAGGTTCCTGGTGAGCAGGCGGACGGTGGCGGGCGGGGCAGGCGCCGAAGCCAGCGAGGCCAGGGTAGCGGCGTTCAGCCGGGCGACGTTGGCCACGTAGTCGTAGTCCACGAACTTGGGCAGGTCGCCGTACTCGATGCCGTTCTCGGTGCGCACGTTCTGGTGCTGGTGGTTGAAGTCCTCGCGGTACTCGGTGATGCGCACGGCGGCGAAGCCGAACTGGTTGAAGGAGGTGTGGTCGCCGCCGCGCAGGTAGCGGTCGCGGCGGAAGATGAGCTTGGGGCCGAAGGGCCCGGAGAGATAGGTCCTGGAGGTCTCGCGGATGTAGCGGGCCAGCTCGCGCGAGGAGGAATCGTTCTCGCCGCCCAGGGCGCGCAGCAGGCGCAGGTCGCGGTCGCTGGCCGCGTCGGGCACGCCCTCGGAGAAGACGCGCACGATGCTGGGGTCTTGGAGCTTGTCGCCGGGGGTCTTGTTGCCGCCCACGATGTCGTTGTCGAGCACGGCCTCGAGCTCCCACTTCTCCGCCTTGGCCATCTCGGCGAAGTGCTTGGAGCCGTAGAGGCCCTGCTCCTCGCCGGCCACAGCGAGGAAGATGATGGTGGCGGGAAACTTGTGCTTGCTCAGGACACGGGCGCATTCCAGGGAGACGGCGGTGCCGCTGGCGTCGTCGTTGGCGCCGGGGGCCGCGTCGGTGGTGTTGTAGTTGTCGCTGTTGCGCGAGTCGTAATGGCCGGTGACCAGCACGATGCGGCCGGCGTTGGCCTCGTCGGTGCCCTTGAGCACGGCGTAGACGTCCACGATCTCGGTGGGGCTCTGCACGCGCTCGCCGGGCGGCTGCACGTAGCTCTCGGTCTTGACCTCGAGGCAGCCGCCGCACTCCTTGGAGTAGCGCTCGAACTCCGCCTGGATCCACTCGCGGGCGGCCCCGATGCCGCGGCCCGACTGGATGGCTTCGGGGGTGGCGGGCGAGAGCGTGCTGCGGTTGTAGAAGCTCACCAGCTTCACGATGTCGGCCTTGATCTGCGCCGCCGAGACGGCCTTGAGCGCGGCCACGATGTGAGGATCGAGATCGGCCTTGCGGGCGGGGCGGGCCGGAGGCGGGGTCTGCGCCGCGGCTGCCGCCAGCCCCAGCAGCAGCGCGCTGGCGGTGAAGAAGCTCCTGGCCGCCGCGCGGAAAGAGAGTCGCACCAGCATCGGTTCACCTCGGGAAGAGGAAGATGCCCGCCCCGCGCCGGGAGTCCCTTGACGCCCGCCGGGAAGGGCATCTAAATATAGCAGGTAGATTCCCGGAGGCAGGGAGGCGATCATGGTCACGTGTCCGGAGTGCGAGAGCAACCTGGATATCGCGGAAGACGAGGTGGACGAGGGCGACATCGTCTCCTGCGACGAGTGCGGCTCGGAGTTCGAGGTGGTGACCACCAACCCCCTGGAACTCTCGCGGGTGGCGGACGAGGAGGAGGAAGAAGAGGAGGAGGAGACGGAGAATGAGGATGGCGACGAAGCTTAGGGTCCGCTCCGCTTCTGCGCTCCTGCTCCTGCTGCTGCTGGCCGGGGTGGCGGCCGCGGGCCACGGCCAGGACCGCCGCCAGGAACCGCAAAAGCACTATGGGCTGCTCTTCGGCACCGCCTACGGGCCCGATGACCTTCCACTTTACGGGGCCAGGGTGGAGATCCATCCCGCGGGCAAGGGGCGCCCCAACTGGGAGCTGATCTCGGACCATCGCGGGGAGTTCGCGCAGCGGGTGCCGCCGGGGCCGGCGGATTACCTGGTCACCGGGCAGGCCGAGATGGTGGACGCGCAGACCCACAAGAAGAAGAGACTCAAGGGGGAAGCCAGGATCCACCTGGACGGCGAGGAGCGGCAGGACTTTTCCCTGCATCTAAACTAGACAGCCCCCTCCTCCGGGGGGCAAGGAGGCTTTTGTGAGGCGCACTCTGGGGCGGGGGTGGTTGCCGGTGATGCTGCTGCTAGCGCTGGTGTGGCCGGCGGTAGCGGCGCCCAAGGAAAAAGAGCCGCAGACGCGCACCCTCACCGGCCAGGTCACCGACCAGGACGGCAGGCCGCTCTCCGATGCCGTCGTCTACCTGAAGAACACCAAGACCCTGCTCATCAAGACCTACATCAGCGACGCCCAGGGCAACTATCGCTTCGCCTCGCTCTCCCCCAACGTGGACTACGAGGTGTACGCCGAGTACCAGGGACACCGCAGCCCCACCCGGACGCTGAGCAGCTTCGACAGCCGCAGCGAAGTGGTGTTCAACCTGAAGATCAATCTGAGGAAGTAGCCTTCAGCCATCAGCCGTCAGGAAAGACCAAGGCCGCCCGCAAGGGGCGGCCGGTGAGTTTCACGCGATTGAGCGTGGTCAGTCCTGATCGTTGCCGGCGCGCTTCCACTCCACCAGGTCGCCTATGGTGGCGGTGGCGC from Terriglobales bacterium harbors:
- a CDS encoding carboxypeptidase-like regulatory domain-containing protein; this translates as MRRTLGRGWLPVMLLLALVWPAVAAPKEKEPQTRTLTGQVTDQDGRPLSDAVVYLKNTKTLLIKTYISDAQGNYRFASLSPNVDYEVYAEYQGHRSPTRTLSSFDSRSEVVFNLKINLRK
- a CDS encoding M28 family metallopeptidase, with protein sequence MLVRLSFRAAARSFFTASALLLGLAAAAAQTPPPARPARKADLDPHIVAALKAVSAAQIKADIVKLVSFYNRSTLSPATPEAIQSGRGIGAAREWIQAEFERYSKECGGCLEVKTESYVQPPGERVQSPTEIVDVYAVLKGTDEANAGRIVLVTGHYDSRNSDNYNTTDAAPGANDDASGTAVSLECARVLSKHKFPATIIFLAVAGEEQGLYGSKHFAEMAKAEKWELEAVLDNDIVGGNKTPGDKLQDPSIVRVFSEGVPDAASDRDLRLLRALGGENDSSSRELARYIRETSRTYLSGPFGPKLIFRRDRYLRGGDHTSFNQFGFAAVRITEYREDFNHQHQNVRTENGIEYGDLPKFVDYDYVANVARLNAATLASLASAPAPPATVRLLTRNLENDSTLTWEPSPGGLAAGYEVVWRATTAPYWENVVPVGNVTRYTLKQSKDNVIFAVRAVDNSGHRSLPVVPLPER